One window of the Oceanicaulis sp. genome contains the following:
- the ybgF gene encoding tol-pal system protein YbgF gives MLRLIALVLLAAGLAAPAEAQSRRELAARLDAAEARLAEIEAQALAGDPVAETLIVRIDALEREQRVLTGEIERLAFENRQLRTQLDQLQRSVNVILEGGVQTGADPRAGDGPAVLEPNEINPDDPFAEARAEDVQPLQAPSGAQAQRPAGQPANAGGAASSGPAGGPSQLGAPEAATPADPDTLFARGRNEMLEGDFADARDAFESFVAAYPEDDMADEAFYWLGETHFVAGDLDAAADAYIASLQTDRRGERAPDALIKLGAAFAGLGETEQACQVLATFPVEFPSADQDARRKAQREIARIGCS, from the coding sequence ATGCTTCGCCTGATTGCGCTCGTCCTGCTCGCCGCCGGCCTCGCCGCGCCCGCCGAGGCCCAGTCCCGCCGCGAGCTCGCCGCCCGGCTCGACGCCGCCGAAGCCCGGCTCGCCGAGATCGAGGCTCAGGCGCTCGCCGGCGATCCGGTGGCCGAGACCCTCATCGTGCGGATCGACGCGCTCGAGCGCGAACAGCGCGTGCTCACCGGCGAGATCGAACGCCTCGCCTTCGAGAACCGCCAGCTCCGCACCCAGCTGGACCAGCTGCAGCGCAGCGTGAATGTGATCCTTGAAGGCGGTGTGCAGACCGGCGCCGATCCGCGCGCCGGCGACGGGCCCGCCGTTCTCGAACCGAACGAAATCAACCCCGACGATCCTTTCGCCGAAGCCCGTGCCGAAGACGTGCAGCCGCTGCAGGCGCCGAGCGGCGCGCAGGCGCAGCGTCCGGCCGGTCAGCCCGCGAACGCGGGCGGCGCGGCGTCTTCGGGTCCCGCCGGCGGCCCGTCCCAGCTGGGGGCACCGGAGGCGGCGACGCCGGCCGATCCCGACACGCTGTTCGCCCGCGGCCGCAACGAAATGCTCGAAGGCGATTTCGCCGACGCGCGCGACGCGTTCGAGTCCTTCGTCGCCGCCTATCCCGAAGACGACATGGCCGACGAGGCCTTCTACTGGCTGGGCGAGACCCATTTCGTGGCCGGCGATCTCGACGCGGCGGCGGACGCCTATATCGCCTCGCTTCAGACCGACCGCAGGGGCGAGCGCGCGCCGGACGCGCTGATCAAGCTCGGCGCGGCGTTCGCAGGGCTCGGCGAGACCGAGCAGGCCTGCCAGGTGCTCGCCACCTTCCCGGTCGAGTTTCCCAGCGCCGATCAGGACGCCCGCCGCAAGGCGCAGCGCGAGATCGCCCGGATCGGGTGCAGCTAG
- the tilS gene encoding tRNA lysidine(34) synthetase TilS — MQLGRAPTLAVGLSGGGDSTALLLALRRAAPDLKLAALIVDHGLRPESASEAGRAAGFARSIGAEARVLRWDAPRPGQNAARTARHLMLARACAEIGAPVLCLGHTLEDRVETLRMRAARPGSALRLAGPSGLDPSPVWPQGRGLLIARPFLSLRRKTLRAFLRAEGVDWIEDPSNADPAYERVRLRRAPIDPAAEAALLTFSDAAQAVRAAEGRAAFALLGEAMRLCDLGIAALDRAGFAAAPRRVAIRAIEAVAAGVSGEADGPGPHAEVLLDALLAGRAASAAGVLLTASGRLGRDPGAAAGRADGAGGAEPLILPDNGAGVFDGRFEIGGPARIEALGGRACPPEFADAPAVFRPGLPVEASGGEALAPQPMRLLARDRIAARLLSPASPAWFDALSDAARGVAALAKAPARPNIRA; from the coding sequence GTGCAGCTAGGACGCGCGCCAACGCTCGCCGTCGGCCTGTCCGGGGGCGGGGATTCCACGGCGCTTTTGCTGGCGCTGCGCCGCGCCGCGCCCGATCTCAAGCTCGCTGCGCTCATCGTCGATCACGGCCTCAGGCCTGAAAGCGCTTCCGAAGCCGGGCGCGCCGCAGGATTCGCCCGGTCGATCGGCGCCGAGGCGCGCGTTCTGAGATGGGATGCGCCGCGCCCCGGCCAGAACGCGGCGCGCACCGCCCGGCATCTGATGCTCGCTCGCGCCTGTGCGGAGATCGGCGCGCCGGTGCTGTGCCTGGGCCACACGCTCGAAGACCGGGTGGAGACGCTCCGCATGCGCGCGGCCCGTCCCGGCAGCGCGCTCCGGCTCGCAGGCCCGTCCGGGCTCGACCCCTCGCCGGTCTGGCCGCAGGGGCGGGGCCTGCTCATCGCCCGGCCTTTCCTGAGCCTGCGCAGGAAGACGCTGCGCGCCTTTCTGCGGGCCGAAGGCGTGGACTGGATCGAGGATCCCTCCAACGCCGACCCCGCCTATGAGCGCGTACGGCTGCGCCGCGCCCCGATCGACCCTGCGGCGGAAGCCGCGCTTCTGACCTTCAGCGACGCCGCGCAGGCGGTCCGGGCCGCCGAGGGCCGGGCGGCCTTTGCGCTCCTCGGCGAGGCGATGAGGCTCTGCGATCTCGGGATCGCCGCGCTCGATCGCGCCGGGTTCGCCGCCGCGCCGCGCCGGGTCGCGATCCGCGCGATCGAGGCGGTGGCGGCGGGCGTGTCGGGCGAAGCCGACGGTCCCGGACCGCACGCCGAAGTCCTGCTCGACGCGCTGCTTGCGGGCCGTGCGGCGAGCGCCGCCGGCGTTCTGCTCACCGCGTCGGGCCGGCTGGGGCGCGATCCGGGCGCTGCGGCGGGCCGGGCGGACGGGGCGGGCGGAGCCGAGCCGCTGATCCTGCCTGACAACGGTGCGGGCGTGTTCGACGGCCGGTTCGAAATCGGCGGCCCGGCGCGGATCGAGGCGCTGGGCGGGCGGGCCTGTCCGCCGGAATTCGCTGACGCGCCTGCGGTGTTTCGTCCCGGCCTTCCGGTGGAGGCTTCGGGTGGCGAGGCTCTTGCACCGCAGCCTATGCGCCTGCTGGCGCGGGACAGAATCGCCGCGCGGCTGCTTTCCCCGGCCTCTCCGGCGTGGTTTGATGCACTTTCAGATGCGGCGCGCGGCGTCGCGGCACTGGCGAAAGCCCCCGCACGGCCCAATATCAGGGCGTGA
- a CDS encoding SDR family oxidoreductase, protein MTGDRKELQGGPPAQKQDRQPGREAEMDPRPDYTPRYPGSGRLKGKRCLITGADSGIGRAVAVLFAREGADIAFGYLDEDEDAEETRRLCEAEGANVYMHKGDLGEEETVLSFVQTAIDRLGGIDVLVNNAGEQHVQGDVEDISAEQFDRTFKTNVRSYFLMVRHCLPHMDEGCAIVNTVSVTAYRGMPVLIDYTASRAATVGLTRALAKQLSSRGIRVNGVAPGPVWTPLIPASFSEDQVESFGTNSEMGRPGMPNEIAPSHLFLACEDSSFMSGQVLHPNGGDVVGG, encoded by the coding sequence ATGACCGGCGATCGCAAAGAGCTTCAGGGCGGACCGCCCGCGCAAAAGCAGGACCGCCAGCCCGGCCGGGAGGCCGAGATGGACCCCAGGCCCGATTACACCCCGCGCTATCCCGGCTCGGGGCGGCTCAAGGGCAAGCGTTGCCTCATCACCGGGGCGGATTCGGGCATCGGCCGGGCGGTCGCGGTGCTGTTCGCCCGCGAGGGCGCGGACATCGCCTTCGGCTATCTCGACGAAGACGAGGACGCCGAGGAGACCAGACGCCTGTGCGAGGCCGAAGGCGCGAACGTGTACATGCACAAGGGCGATCTGGGCGAGGAAGAGACGGTGTTGAGCTTCGTTCAGACCGCGATCGACCGGCTGGGCGGGATCGACGTTCTGGTCAACAACGCCGGCGAACAGCACGTGCAGGGCGATGTCGAGGACATCAGCGCCGAGCAGTTCGACCGTACCTTTAAGACCAACGTGCGCAGCTATTTCCTGATGGTTCGGCACTGCCTGCCGCACATGGACGAAGGCTGCGCCATCGTGAACACGGTGTCGGTCACCGCCTATCGCGGCATGCCGGTGCTGATCGACTACACCGCCTCGCGCGCGGCGACGGTGGGGCTCACCCGCGCGCTCGCCAAGCAGCTTTCCAGCCGCGGGATACGCGTGAACGGCGTCGCGCCGGGGCCGGTGTGGACCCCGCTCATCCCGGCGAGCTTTTCCGAAGATCAGGTCGAGAGCTTCGGCACGAATTCCGAAATGGGCCGTCCCGGCATGCCCAACGAAATCGCGCCGAGCCATCTGTTCCTGGCGTGCGAGGATAGCTCCTTCATGAGCGGTCAGGTGCTTCATCCCAACGGCGGAGACGTCGTAGGCGGCTAG
- a CDS encoding IS110 family transposase, whose protein sequence is MTLPDRYVGCDVSKLWLDVFDPAQGRACRIPNTSADAARLAASIAATGGFVVFEATGVYDQALRAALHAAGVQNARINPTTARRFAQATGRKAKTDALDAVVLADLGARLRPAPDPAPCPHRERLGRLGLRRDQLVAARKDEIIRLKATGEPILIDSLKAHIAWLDGAISAIEREIAVLIAATELNDQARLLATAPGVGPVTAQVLLALMPELGASTPKRLAALAGLAPFNHDSGQLKGKRCISGGRRRVRSALFIAAMIAARLCPDLKAFADRIQAQGKPRKLALIAVARKLLTRLNAMLRDQTAYSTA, encoded by the coding sequence ATGACTTTACCTGATCGCTACGTCGGATGCGACGTGTCCAAGCTCTGGCTGGACGTTTTCGACCCCGCCCAGGGCCGGGCGTGCCGCATCCCCAACACCTCCGCCGACGCGGCCCGGCTGGCCGCCTCGATCGCCGCCACCGGCGGCTTCGTCGTCTTCGAGGCGACGGGTGTGTATGACCAGGCTCTGCGCGCCGCGCTGCATGCGGCCGGTGTTCAGAACGCGCGCATCAACCCCACCACCGCCCGGCGCTTCGCCCAAGCCACCGGCCGCAAGGCGAAGACCGACGCGCTGGACGCGGTCGTGCTCGCAGATCTGGGCGCCCGGCTCAGGCCTGCGCCTGACCCCGCGCCGTGCCCGCACCGTGAACGGCTGGGCCGGCTCGGGCTCAGGCGCGACCAGCTGGTCGCCGCCCGCAAGGACGAGATCATCCGGCTGAAGGCGACCGGCGAGCCGATCCTGATCGACAGCTTGAAGGCGCACATCGCATGGCTGGACGGCGCGATCTCGGCCATCGAGCGCGAGATCGCCGTCCTGATCGCGGCCACCGAACTCAACGACCAGGCCCGCCTGCTCGCTACCGCGCCGGGCGTTGGGCCGGTCACTGCGCAGGTGTTGCTCGCGCTGATGCCCGAACTGGGCGCCAGCACCCCCAAGCGTCTCGCCGCGCTCGCCGGGCTGGCCCCGTTCAACCACGACTCAGGTCAGCTCAAGGGAAAGCGCTGCATCTCCGGCGGGCGGCGGCGCGTGCGATCCGCCCTGTTCATCGCCGCCATGATCGCCGCAAGGCTATGCCCGGACCTGAAAGCCTTCGCTGACCGCATCCAGGCGCAGGGAAAGCCCAGAAAACTCGCCCTCATCGCCGTCGCCAGAAAACTCCTCACCCGCCTGAACGCCATGCTTAGAGATCAAACCGCCTACAGCACCGCATAA
- a CDS encoding TonB-dependent receptor plug domain-containing protein translates to MKKLTLLTSAAVMAIAGLSAPALAQDGSAPEPGASSARTSDVITVTARRREESLLDAPVAVSAFGEDDIRKLGIESVDDVARFTPGLSFSAAFGRTTERPVVRGQSNVLAGVQFGVESGTAYFLDGIYYSGPISALDPNDLERVEVIKGPQSALYGRNTYAGAINYVTRGGTDEFEADLRLRAGSHDEREIAARVSGPLVADRLGYSISARHYEYGGEHTNLVTGEKVGQESSFNLSGTIEASFTPNWDVRLRGMYFKDDDGTLPIFLQPSEANNCSQGWASLSRYPLSGSTNDNQYFCGVIQPAPVQLNTGPGPIIPVDGVPPNAILPFLGSPYSTADGTAFDGLERDGVMGSVQSSWDIGGSGYVLEASASSWTQDRKFGTDSDHTSVNWFASGPGSEAFFALTERKEQGDYSFEAKLSSPVDRAFRWMIGAFYYDFEETTYDLTFASPEIGDLTTNVGTTNQAIFGLIEYDLMPNLTATLEARWAEEEKTRTEFGAGGAVSLEQEGTFDSFTPRFTIDWQTDMGLIYAVYAQGVKPGGLNGSLGAGVGSDVYEQEESDNYELGYKNTLLGGDAVLTAAGFFIEASDVQVTRAVSALGGGGATSIAVNQGAAEIWGLELAWNHSPVDFFNYGVTYAWTNPEFTEGCDDFQWTLTSGGGVLDPGSTAPGTGTEFFGQTGNCDISGKQLPLTSEHQFAAFGEFRAPLGGGWEWFAQSDLTYESSKYVQVHNLAETGDTTLIGARLGVETESMTFSLWGRNIGDEDSIIMATRWGQTPYHNLGALSTSPDIAPPGAARGFLPTRAFFANLRRGPAYGVEARLRF, encoded by the coding sequence GTGAAGAAACTTACCCTTCTGACGTCCGCAGCGGTCATGGCGATCGCCGGTCTTTCCGCTCCGGCGCTCGCGCAGGACGGCTCGGCGCCCGAGCCAGGCGCGTCTTCAGCCCGCACAAGCGACGTGATCACCGTCACCGCCCGCCGCCGCGAGGAGAGCCTGCTCGACGCTCCGGTCGCGGTGAGCGCCTTCGGCGAGGACGACATCCGCAAGCTCGGCATCGAGAGCGTGGACGACGTCGCCCGCTTCACTCCGGGGCTGAGCTTCTCCGCCGCCTTCGGCCGCACCACCGAACGCCCGGTCGTCCGCGGCCAGTCGAACGTGCTCGCCGGCGTGCAGTTCGGCGTGGAATCAGGCACCGCCTACTTCCTGGACGGTATTTATTATTCCGGTCCGATCTCCGCGCTCGATCCCAATGATCTCGAGCGCGTCGAAGTGATCAAGGGTCCGCAATCGGCGCTCTACGGCCGGAACACCTATGCGGGCGCAATCAACTACGTCACGCGCGGCGGCACCGACGAGTTCGAAGCCGATCTGCGCCTGCGTGCGGGCAGCCATGACGAGCGCGAAATCGCTGCGCGCGTGTCCGGGCCGCTTGTCGCTGACCGTTTGGGCTACTCGATCTCAGCCCGCCACTATGAGTACGGCGGCGAGCACACCAACCTCGTGACCGGCGAGAAGGTCGGTCAGGAAAGCTCCTTCAACCTCTCCGGCACGATCGAAGCGAGCTTCACGCCGAACTGGGATGTCCGGCTGCGCGGCATGTATTTCAAGGACGACGACGGCACGCTGCCGATCTTCCTGCAGCCGTCCGAAGCGAACAATTGCTCGCAGGGCTGGGCGTCGCTGTCGCGTTACCCGCTGTCGGGCTCGACGAACGACAACCAGTATTTCTGCGGCGTGATCCAGCCCGCCCCGGTTCAGCTCAACACCGGTCCCGGCCCGATCATCCCGGTGGACGGGGTTCCGCCCAACGCCATCCTGCCCTTCCTGGGTTCGCCCTACTCCACCGCCGACGGCACGGCCTTCGACGGGCTGGAGCGCGACGGGGTGATGGGCTCGGTCCAGTCGAGCTGGGATATCGGCGGGTCGGGCTATGTGCTCGAAGCCTCCGCCTCGTCCTGGACGCAGGACCGCAAGTTCGGCACGGACTCCGACCACACCAGCGTGAACTGGTTCGCGAGCGGGCCGGGCTCTGAAGCGTTCTTCGCGCTGACCGAGCGCAAGGAGCAGGGCGATTACTCCTTCGAGGCCAAGCTCTCCTCGCCGGTCGACCGCGCCTTCCGCTGGATGATCGGGGCGTTCTACTACGACTTCGAAGAGACCACCTACGATCTGACGTTCGCCAGCCCCGAGATCGGGGATCTGACGACCAATGTGGGCACGACCAACCAGGCGATCTTCGGCCTGATCGAATACGATCTCATGCCGAACCTCACCGCGACGCTCGAAGCGCGCTGGGCCGAGGAAGAAAAGACCCGGACCGAGTTCGGCGCCGGCGGCGCGGTCAGCCTCGAGCAGGAAGGCACGTTCGACAGCTTCACCCCGCGCTTCACGATCGACTGGCAGACCGATATGGGCCTGATCTACGCGGTTTACGCTCAGGGCGTGAAGCCGGGCGGCCTGAACGGCTCTCTGGGCGCGGGCGTGGGCTCGGACGTCTACGAGCAGGAAGAGTCCGACAATTACGAGCTGGGTTACAAGAACACCCTGCTTGGTGGCGACGCGGTCCTGACTGCGGCGGGCTTCTTCATCGAGGCCAGCGACGTGCAGGTCACCCGTGCCGTCAGCGCGCTGGGCGGCGGCGGCGCCACCTCGATCGCGGTCAACCAGGGCGCGGCCGAGATCTGGGGCCTCGAACTGGCCTGGAACCACTCGCCGGTCGACTTCTTCAATTACGGGGTCACCTACGCCTGGACGAACCCCGAGTTCACCGAGGGCTGCGACGACTTCCAGTGGACGCTGACCTCGGGCGGCGGCGTGCTCGATCCCGGCTCTACCGCGCCGGGCACTGGGACGGAGTTCTTCGGTCAGACCGGCAATTGCGACATTTCCGGCAAGCAGCTCCCGCTGACCTCGGAGCACCAGTTCGCCGCCTTCGGCGAATTCCGGGCCCCGCTGGGCGGCGGCTGGGAGTGGTTCGCCCAGTCCGACCTGACCTACGAATCCTCGAAATACGTCCAGGTTCACAACCTGGCCGAAACCGGCGACACCACGCTGATCGGCGCGCGCCTGGGCGTGGAGACCGAGTCGATGACCTTCTCGCTCTGGGGCCGCAATATCGGCGACGAGGACTCCATCATCATGGCGACCCGCTGGGGCCAGACGCCGTACCACAATCTCGGCGCGCTCTCGACGAGCCCGGATATCGCGCCTCCGGGCGCCGCGCGCGGCTTCCTGCCCACCCGCGCCTTCTTCGCAAACCTGCGCCGGGGGCCGGCCTACGGCGTGGAAGCGCGCCTGCGCTTCTAA
- the pal gene encoding peptidoglycan-associated lipoprotein Pal, translating to MKRFAFAAVAGLGLLTAACATQPEQIEEVETDPIVDEVVTDPVTEPEGPAPGSVEDFEVTAGDRVFYGFDQATLTSEARETLRRQAAWLASYPSVRVLIAGNADERGTREYNLALGARRAAAARDFLVAQGVDPARISTVSYGKENPVCRESTESCWARNRNAITVIQSGATS from the coding sequence ATGAAGCGTTTTGCTTTCGCCGCCGTCGCCGGCCTCGGCCTGCTGACCGCCGCCTGCGCCACCCAACCCGAGCAGATCGAAGAGGTCGAAACCGATCCGATCGTCGACGAAGTGGTCACCGATCCGGTCACCGAGCCTGAAGGCCCGGCCCCGGGTTCGGTCGAGGACTTCGAAGTGACCGCCGGCGATCGCGTGTTCTACGGGTTCGACCAGGCCACGCTGACGTCTGAAGCCCGCGAGACCCTGCGCCGTCAGGCCGCCTGGCTCGCCAGCTATCCGTCGGTTCGCGTGCTGATCGCCGGTAACGCCGACGAGCGCGGCACCCGCGAGTACAACCTCGCGCTCGGCGCGCGCCGCGCCGCCGCCGCCCGCGACTTCCTGGTCGCCCAGGGCGTCGATCCGGCCCGCATCTCCACCGTGTCCTACGGCAAGGAGAACCCAGTCTGCCGCGAGTCCACCGAATCCTGCTGGGCCCGCAACCGGAACGCCATCACCGTGATTCAGTCCGGCGCGACCTCGTAA
- a CDS encoding DUF1838 family protein, with the protein MKTLIAALGASVFALTAASAQERLSFDDPEDVLEMNRKMGCSTVDGEAVTYYWNGYAYSRRQGERDRRLFRVEGMNTRACVSVTHPEYGPGYKMVSRELLLYLDPETGEILSTWDNPWTGETVDVLHVANDPVNFESYLNGPRGPAQFRGQIQGDDWWQTITVPLFYPNPLASEFQAEIGGVYHATEMFNYFGSVEDLTDPTRTTADTEVGWVRQSDWLPWMKMQGRDGIIYFHTAGTKLDSWDELPQFFKDEIAEHYPEYTTPPPLDDDRENVTSWIYYRDVARGEIEAPDRN; encoded by the coding sequence ATGAAAACCCTGATCGCCGCGCTCGGCGCGAGCGTGTTCGCCCTCACCGCCGCCTCGGCCCAGGAGCGCCTGAGCTTCGACGATCCCGAGGACGTGCTGGAGATGAACCGCAAGATGGGCTGCTCCACCGTCGACGGGGAGGCGGTCACCTATTACTGGAACGGGTACGCGTATTCCCGCCGTCAGGGCGAGCGCGACCGGCGCCTGTTCCGGGTCGAGGGGATGAACACCCGCGCCTGCGTGAGCGTGACCCATCCCGAGTACGGCCCCGGCTACAAGATGGTGAGCCGGGAGCTGCTGCTCTATCTCGACCCCGAAACAGGCGAGATCCTGTCCACCTGGGACAATCCCTGGACCGGCGAGACGGTGGACGTGCTCCACGTCGCCAACGACCCGGTGAACTTCGAGAGCTATCTGAACGGCCCGCGCGGCCCGGCGCAGTTTCGCGGCCAGATCCAGGGCGACGACTGGTGGCAGACCATCACCGTGCCGCTCTTCTACCCGAACCCGCTGGCCAGCGAATTCCAGGCCGAGATCGGCGGCGTCTATCACGCCACGGAGATGTTCAACTATTTCGGCTCGGTCGAGGATCTGACCGATCCCACTCGCACCACCGCGGACACCGAGGTGGGCTGGGTGCGCCAGTCCGACTGGCTGCCCTGGATGAAGATGCAGGGCCGCGACGGGATCATCTATTTCCACACCGCCGGCACCAAGCTCGACAGCTGGGACGAGCTGCCTCAGTTCTTCAAGGACGAGATCGCCGAGCACTATCCCGAGTACACCACCCCGCCGCCGCTGGACGACGACCGGGAGAACGTCACCAGCTGGATCTATTACCGGGACGTGGCGCGCGGCGAGATCGAAGCGCCCGACCGGAACTGA
- the ftsH gene encoding ATP-dependent zinc metalloprotease FtsH, with protein sequence MNMRNILVWAILLVLLLALFNLLQGPSQPAATDELNYSRFMDQVEAGEIREVTIQGETITGETAAGNTFRTTVPADANVTAALRENEVEITARPENEGGMSLLGVLISWFPMLLLIAVWIFFMRQMQGGGRGAMGFGKSKAKLLTEKTGRVTFEDVAGVDEAKEELQEVVEFLKDPSKFQRLGGKIPKGALLVGPPGTGKTLIARAVAGEAGVPFFTISGSDFVEMFVGVGASRVRDMFEQAKKNAPCIIFIDEIDAVGRARGAGLGGGNDEREQTLNQLLVEMDGFEANEGIIIIAATNRADVLDKALLRPGRFDRQVTVPNPDITGREKILKVHMREVPVGDDVDPKVIARGTPGFSGADLANLVNEAALMAARRNKRIVGMAEFEDAKDKVMMGPERRSMVLTADQKEKTAYHEAGHAVVGLSLPLCDPVYKATIIPRGGALGMVVSLPEMDRLNWHKDECRQKLAMTMAGKAAEILKYGADHVSNGPAGDIQQATQLARAMVLRWGMSDKVGNVDYAEAHEGYNGQTPGFSVSARTKELIEEEVRQLVDDAYQEAVRILEERREDWEKLAQGLLEYETLTGDEITNLLKGQPPERDTSVPPKSDKTPPSGAVPVIEDEDEEAPGGLTPKPGGA encoded by the coding sequence ATGAATATGCGCAACATCCTCGTCTGGGCGATCCTGCTGGTGCTGCTCCTGGCGCTGTTCAACCTGCTCCAGGGTCCCTCCCAGCCGGCGGCCACCGACGAGCTGAACTATTCGCGCTTCATGGACCAGGTCGAGGCCGGCGAGATCCGCGAGGTCACGATCCAGGGCGAGACGATCACCGGCGAGACCGCGGCGGGCAACACCTTCCGCACCACCGTGCCGGCCGACGCCAACGTCACCGCCGCGCTGCGCGAGAACGAGGTGGAGATCACCGCCCGTCCCGAGAACGAAGGCGGGATGAGCCTTCTGGGCGTGCTGATCAGCTGGTTCCCCATGCTGCTCCTGATCGCGGTGTGGATCTTCTTCATGCGCCAGATGCAGGGCGGCGGCCGCGGCGCGATGGGCTTCGGCAAGTCCAAGGCGAAGCTGCTGACCGAGAAGACCGGCCGGGTCACCTTCGAGGACGTCGCCGGCGTCGATGAGGCCAAGGAAGAGCTCCAGGAAGTCGTGGAGTTCCTCAAGGACCCCTCCAAGTTCCAGCGCCTGGGCGGCAAGATCCCCAAAGGCGCGCTGCTGGTCGGCCCTCCGGGCACCGGCAAGACGCTGATCGCGCGCGCGGTCGCGGGCGAGGCGGGCGTGCCCTTCTTCACCATTTCGGGCTCCGACTTCGTGGAGATGTTCGTCGGCGTCGGCGCAAGCCGGGTGCGCGACATGTTCGAGCAGGCCAAGAAGAACGCGCCCTGCATCATCTTCATCGACGAGATCGACGCGGTCGGCCGGGCGCGCGGCGCGGGTCTGGGCGGCGGCAATGACGAGCGAGAGCAGACGCTGAACCAGCTCCTTGTGGAGATGGACGGCTTCGAGGCCAACGAGGGCATCATCATCATCGCGGCGACCAACCGGGCCGACGTGCTGGACAAGGCGCTGCTGCGCCCCGGCCGTTTCGACCGCCAGGTCACCGTGCCCAATCCAGACATCACGGGCCGGGAGAAGATCCTGAAAGTGCACATGCGCGAAGTGCCGGTCGGCGACGACGTCGATCCCAAGGTCATCGCGCGCGGCACGCCGGGCTTCTCGGGCGCGGATCTCGCCAACCTCGTCAACGAGGCCGCCCTGATGGCCGCGCGGCGCAACAAGCGCATCGTCGGCATGGCCGAGTTCGAGGACGCCAAGGACAAGGTCATGATGGGCCCCGAGCGCCGCTCGATGGTGCTCACCGCCGACCAGAAGGAAAAGACCGCCTATCACGAGGCCGGTCACGCCGTCGTCGGCCTCAGCCTGCCGCTGTGCGATCCCGTCTACAAGGCGACGATCATCCCGCGCGGCGGCGCGCTGGGCATGGTGGTCTCCCTGCCCGAGATGGACCGGCTGAACTGGCACAAGGACGAGTGCCGCCAGAAGCTCGCCATGACGATGGCCGGCAAGGCCGCCGAAATCCTGAAATACGGCGCCGATCACGTCTCCAACGGTCCGGCCGGCGACATTCAGCAGGCGACCCAGCTCGCCCGTGCGATGGTCCTGCGCTGGGGCATGTCAGACAAGGTCGGCAATGTCGACTACGCCGAGGCGCACGAAGGCTATAACGGCCAGACGCCGGGCTTCTCGGTGTCGGCCCGGACCAAGGAGCTGATCGAGGAAGAGGTTCGCCAGCTCGTCGACGACGCCTATCAGGAAGCCGTGCGCATCCTGGAAGAGCGCCGCGAGGACTGGGAGAAACTCGCCCAGGGGCTCCTGGAATACGAGACGCTGACCGGCGACGAGATCACCAATCTCCTCAAGGGCCAGCCGCCGGAACGCGACACCAGCGTGCCGCCGAAATCGGACAAGACCCCGCCCTCGGGTGCGGTCCCGGTCATCGAAGACGAGGACGAGGAAGCCCCAGGCGGCCTCACCCCCAAACCTGGCGGCGCGTAA